DNA sequence from the Oncorhynchus nerka isolate Pitt River linkage group LG9b, Oner_Uvic_2.0, whole genome shotgun sequence genome:
cattccttcatgcagatctcctctagagcagtgatttttggggctgttgctgggcaacacgaactttcaactccctccaaagattttctatggggttgagatctggagcctggctaggccactccaggaccttgaaatgcttcttacgaagccactccttcattgcccgggcggtgtgtttgggatcattgtcatgctgaaagaaccAGCCACGTTTagtcttcaatgcccttgctgatggaaggaggttttcactcaaaatctcacgatacatggccccattcattctttcctttacacagatcagtcgtcctggtccctttgcagaaaaacatccccaaatcacgatgtttccacccccatgcttcacagtaggcatGGTGTTATTTGGAtggaactcagcattctttgtcctccaaacacgacaggTTGAGTTTttatcaaaaagttatatttaggtttcatctgaccatatgacattctcccattcttcttctggatcatccaaatgctctctagcaaacttcagacgggcctggacatgtactggcttaggcagggggacacgtctggcactgcaggatttgagtccctggcggcgtagtgtgttactgatggtaggctttgttactttggtcccagatctctgcaggtcattcactaggtcacccgtgtggttctgggatttttgctcactgttcttgtgatcctTTTGACCCTacggggaggatggggaggacagaggagcctcttaaagaagaagttacaggtctgtgagagccagaaatcttgcttgtttgtaggtgaccaaatacttattttccaccataatttgcaaataaattcaataaaaatcctacaatgtgattttctggattttttttctcattttgtctgtcatagttgaagtgtacctatgatgaaaattacaggcctctctctcatctttttaagtgggagaacttgcacaattgatggctgactaaatacattttatgCCCCACTttatatacgggacacgacaagacgaggacaaaagacgtctgactgctatgccatcttggtaaGCAAGATGACAAATTGTTGACACTCTTTTTATGGTCAGCTTACATTAAAGTTCAAACCCATACACTCATAAGCTAACAGTCTTACAACCATGGCTATATTCATAATGACAGCTAGGCTATCACACCAAGTCATCCTGGTTTTCTATGGTggcactgttctattctattccattatGTCACGTTGATTTTCACCTGTACTCTGATGTAGGTCCCAATGTGATATCTCATCATTACAGATCTATGTGGggcttacctctctctctctctctctctctctctctctctctccagtcccacTTGCTGCAGCATGTCAGCCAAGCTATTATTAAAAGTATACAGACATATACATgtacacatatagacacacaccaacacaagcCACTACATGTGAGGAGAACGCATACATGCCATCTGAGTCTTAGTCATTGTGTGGTTGGATTACAGAGACCTATAGTCAACACTGAGTCTCTTCAAAAACAGCGACTTCGCCGTcacagacagcacaaacagatgatCACACTTAATCTGCtctgaaaacacacactcacatagactatgacacacacacacaccttgacatTCATAATGGTTCTTACATAAACATAAAGGAGGGAGGGCTTTGTTTCTGGAAGAACATGTGGTCATGTGTATGTCCTTAAGTTGTCAACAAGAAATGGCTGAATAGTTATCATTTGCATTAACTATGGATGGATTCAATTTCGTCTTACTTAAATGCACTATGGTGTGGGGAAGGAGAATATTTAACATACATCTAAAGTAAACATATCATTCTGAGCTGAGGTGTGGTAGTGCTAAAGGAGAATGAAAGCATTGGCGTTAGCCATAGTAATGTTCACTCCAGAGGTTGACTCTGCTACAGCATGCCCTCAGTCTGCTATGTCCCTTTGGAAGAGGTTGGAGAATGTTGATAGGGCATAGAGAGGTGATCAGCTGCTACTGTATGCCCTTTGCCATGCCAGTGCCACATAGGCCCTTAGCATACCTCTAACTTCAAACCAATAATGGTCTATCTTGAAATTTTACCAATAGAATTCAGGAATCCTCAAGACATCCATGACAGTTGGGCTAAATACAGTAACATTCACTGCCTCTGAAATACGATGCATTACAGAGGACAGGGTTTACAGTACAAGCCAGCTGGCTATGGTTCGGTACCACAACAAACAATGCAAAATCTCCATGTTGTGAGTCCCTTTCACAACCAGGGTTTTGCGAAACTTTTGGTGGGCATCCCCTGGATTAGATGGCCTAACCAAACCCTGAAACCAacagagatagagaaacagaCAAATGCTTTTTCACAGTGACCAAATAGTATGGGTGATCTTCCTTCTCTTTTGCTAAACTGTGCATGACCTTGAGATGAATGCTGACCCAGGAAGCATTGGGCTTCCCTTGCTCACTCTTTGCATATTTCCAGAATGGCTTCCAGCTACATGCTCGGTTTTCACAATTATGGTGTCACCGTCGTATAATATCTGCATAACTTCCCTGTTCCTTTAAGTCATCAGTAGCCTTAAGGCTATTTATGTAGTCATTTCCTGCTGTCAAATTACCAAATTGCCATCTAGTGTcctgggtggaatgttattaatacgtttcataaataataaacattttttttttcttctcaaaatttggtgtttctatgtcaaatggTTTTGTAATATTTCAGTCTCctgtgatgtacagtaccagtcaaaagtttggacacctaatcattcaagggtttctgtatttttactattttctacattgtagaagagtgaagacatcaaaacaatgaaataacacatacggatgTCATGTTCGTCGCAtagaggagaccaaagcgcagcgtgatttgaatacattattattttaattagacaaagaaacactaaacaaatgtacaaaataacaaaacgaccgtgaagctatataaactgagtgctgacacaggcaactacacagacaataacccacaggtaaaccaaggaatatggctacctaaatatggttcccaatcagagacaacgataaacagctgcctctaattgagaaccaatctaggcaaccatagacatataagctcccatagacatataaacccctagactagagaaacccctagacaatacaaaaaacaaacacaccaccgttgtcacaccctgacaaaaccaaataataatgaaaacaaagataactaaggtcagggcgtgacaatggaatcatgtagtaaccaaaaaagtgttaaacaaatctaaatatattctatatttgagattcttcaaagtagccaccctttgccttgatggcagctttgcacactcttggcattctctcaaccatcttcatgaggtagtcacctggaaaccACCTGGAAaccatttaaattaacaggtataacttgttgaaagttaattagtgaaatttatttccttcttaatgcgtttgagccaatcagttgtgttgttacaaggttggggtggtatacagaagatagccctatttggtaaaagaccaagtccatattatggcaagaacagctcatatAAGCGAAGAGAAAcaacagcccatcattacttgaagacatgaagttcagtcaatgtggaaaatgtcaagaacttcgaAAGTTTCAATGCAGTCGCAATAACCATCAAggcctatgatgaaactggctctcatgaggaccaccacaggaaaggtaaaacccagagttacctctgctgcagaggataagttcattagagttaccagcctcagaaattgcagcccaaataaatgcttcacaaagttcaagttacagacacatctcaacatcaagtgctcagaggagactgtgtgaatcaggccttcatggtctaattgctgcaaagaaaccacttctaaaaggacaccaataagaataaaatacgtacttgggccaagaaacacgagcaattgacattagaccggtggtaaTCTGTCCGTtaatctgatgagtccaaatgtgagatttttggttccaaccaccatgtctttgtgagacgcagagtaggtgaatggatgatcacagaatgtgtgattcccaccgtgaagcatggaggaggaggtgtgatgatgttgtggtgctttgctggtgacactgacagtgatttatttagaattcaaggcacacttaaccagcatggctaccacagcattctgcagcaatacgccatcccatctggtttgtgcttagtgggactataatttgtttttaaacaggacaatgacccaacacacctccaggctgcgtaagagctatttgatcaagaaggagagagatggagtgctgcatcagatgacctggcatccacaatcacctgacctcaaccaaattgagatagtttgggatgagttagaccgcagagtgaaggaaaagcagccaaaaggtgttcagcatatgtgggaactccttcaagactgttggaaaagcattccaggtgaagctggttgagagaatgccaagagtgtgcattgctgtcaaggcaaagtgtggctactttgaagaatctaacatgtaaaatatattttgatttgtttaacacttctttggttaggacatgattccatatgtgttatttcatagttttgatgtcttaactattattctacaatgtagaaaatagtaaaaaagaaagaaagaaaacccctttaatgagtaggtttgtccaaacttttgactgatactgtatataaaGTATAATATTGGAATGCAAAAtctaaattgaatacatttcagctatatatctgacatggtacagaggTGTCTTCTTTTTGTTAAGACCATaatcatgtgtgtgaggtgtatacttttgattcaaagtagatttgtttaagactaccaagaaacactctgtgtgaccctgatttagcccactgcaagAAAAGGTTCAAGATAAATTAATTAATCAAAATAAGTAATTAATCAAAAGAGACCAACATTCAGTACCACAGCAACAAGGGGGAACAAGTATACACAGGTAAATTGTCTAGCTGCTGCTGTTTAGGAAAGAAAGGCTCACACAACAACATCGGTCTCTACGTGGGTGCTGGAGTTGGCATGAACATGCTTTCAGCTCTATCAAAAAAAGTGTTTTGATGTGTGATCATGAGAACACATGAAAGTATCACTTTGCACTTTAAaactatttgtttttattttgtctTCTTCACACTGAAATCCACAAGTGTGAATGTTCTTCAAGACAAAACAACTTAAGACTCACTAAGAGTTAACCATTAGCCCCGCCCGCCCTTAATACCTGCCTTGTGATCAGTGTTGAACATGTAGTTCAACGAGTAATAaaactacattttgcagtagcttaGTGGTAGTTCAACTAAATTCAAATTGAGGTAGTTTTTTCAGTAGTTGATTACTTTTTTtccatgtagcagtgtagctaactactggaacaacactactttttttgcaaaaatgtgATTAAATATGGTTGCCTAATTTTCACTTGACACATTGCTTTTGTGTTTAATAGGCTAAGttacacattctgttaacatatGACCACAAAGATATCGGTTCTTGCAATTTTTGTAGTCTGTGACATTTCTGATTTACATACTGTATGATCATTTTTAACGcagtagtttggatgtagtgaactactttttcaaagtaactttagttGAGTAAACTACAGTTTTCGTAGGGGTAACTTTTGTGTAGCTTAACTTCATTtggtgtgaagtaattggtagcttggtaaactatctTTTCAGAGTAGTATCCCCAACACTGCTTGTGATGTCCTCTCTACATTAACCATAGTTTAATAAGTATGGAATTACCACACACCAGCATAGGACAACTGAATGTTAACTATTTATAATGGCATTTTAAGTTTTCAGCCTTTTACAgtaacattaacctactgctGACTTTACAGAGAATGACTTGACTATGAGTGTGCTTCTGGGATGTCCCCATGATTGACAGCTGAGATAGCTCTTATTTATTTGATGAAATGCTTTCTTTCCTAGATGCAGAGCAGGCAAAGAGTAGAGAAACTGTGGGAAAATAATATTCAAAGTAATTCAAGCACTGTATAGCATctttatataaaaataaaaaaatcagtggaggctgcttgCATCAAATAGGGCATTATTAAGTGCATCTGCAGACAAATGATGGCCAAACTGAAACATTTGAAGTATTCAAACAAAACGATAATAGATCAGGTATAACTCTCCATAATGATGGTATCCTTCTAGACAGAACGGATGGAAAGGAAAATAACGCCACCTGTTGTCTCAGGTGAAATACTCCAGAGGTGTCTACTTTCACAGCCTGATCGAGTTACACATGAAAGGTAGCCTATACTTGTCTTGTTATGCTGAAAACAGGAGGGTGAAAGGGCTATTCATCGTATTTCCAAACAAACACTTACATAAAAATAGATATGATGATTTACGATGTGTCATAAACATTGAGAGTGCATGATATTTCATTTGTTCCAAAATATCCATAATCATCATCTAGCCCCGCCTAGTTGGGTTGGTACTGAGGTGAGCCTGTGCTATAAACAGgtcaccagacagacaggaggtgagACGAGCTAGTGAACCCAAAGGTATGAGGACGGTGACTTCATCGGGTACTTCTAGGATATTTTGACTGAAAGCGCTCTGCGTTTTGACACATTTACGCACAAGACAAGACTTCATCTGAGGACGTGCCTGTTTTTACTTGAGATTCGGATACAATTTGGATAGAAAactagcagtaggctataggatAAATAATAATAGACAACATGAAACTTGAAGTATTCTGTGGAAACCACCACAACGAGGTGAAATCTTTGCAGGAGCTGTGCAGCGATGCCGAGGGCAGCGTCCGCTCGCCTCTCTCCGGTGAGGAAGAGTTGGGTTCGGATGGGGACTGCGTGGCGCACAGCCCGCCACCTGTCACACCCGGCGTAGACGGCATAGGCATTGGCAAACCGTACATACGGAGACCAAAACCTCCGTACTCTTACATCGCACTGATTGCCATGGCTATCCGTGACTCAACATCTGGTCGTCTGACTCTGGCAGAGATCAATGACTATCTGATGAAAAAGTTTCCATTTTTCCGGGGCAGCTACACTGGTTGGAGAAATTCGGTGCGTCACAACTTGTCACTTAACGACTGTTTTCTAAAGGTCCTCCGGGACCCGTCCAGACCCTGGGGAAAAGACAACTACTGGATGCTGAATCCTCACAGCGAGTACACCTTCGCTGACGGAGTGTTCCGACGCAGGAGAAAGCGCATCAATAAAAAGACAGGCAAAGAGCAAAACGTCTCCGACCATGCTGCCGACGAGAACGCGCAAGTCACCATCACATCCACACCCCCAGCCACTAAAACCGGACCCAGCAGTGCCAAGTTCTCCAGTTCCTTCGCTATAGACAGTATCCTCAGCAAACCGTTCAAGAGACAGGAGTGGGCAGAGGATTCTCCCACCGTTGCTGCATTACCGTGGCCCGGTTACACTCAGATGATGGCACACATTATGAGAGGATCACCTGTCGCCTTGCCACATCACGCCCAGTCGATGTTCCATGTGGACTCATACGCTGCGCATGTGCTGAGGGCATACGGTGGTGGATTTTATTCAGAGAGGGACAATCGCAAAGACAGTTACCCCGCAGAATATTATTCAAAGGCATAATCAGTTTACCAGATAATCTCTACAGTACCAACGCCAACTACTTAAAAAACTGACGCTTACCACCTATTAGAAATAGAACGTTTGTTGTCGTAATGGACCatgcattttattgcattacCTTAAATGTGGACAACCAGTTACCTACACAGGGCGTCGTATTATTTCATCAGGACATTTTAGTATGGACATTTAGTGTGGGGAGGAGTAGGCTTTATGTCATTCCTTTAAGGTTCTGTGGTAATTTCCCTTTAAATCAAGGGCTTTTTTTGTGCTATACAGTGTACAGTTTATGATGTATAGATTATAGGCTATTTATGTCGTTTGGTTTGTTGAAAAGTTGTTACTTTCGACAATCAGTTGACCTTCAGAACATGCTATTTATAACATTTGGCATGTCATTTGTGCTAGTCGAGCTGTttgtatgtttttattttaaaaaacacgATTAATATTTGTAATAAAGAGTAACTTTAACGTTGAAATGTGATGTGTTTCTATCTTTATTATCTTATTGAATCCATAGCGCATAGattgtgaagaaaaaaaaaagatatacaaGATATCTGCCCTACAAGTTGTTTTCAAGAAAAATGATATTCAAAACGGCAAAATGAAGGGAACCTTTGAGAGATTAATTATGAATGACTAAATCCCAATATACCGTCAAAACCACTGACAGGTGTATGTTGTAGGCCTGCAGGTgcatttaaaaataaatgtaaaaatagCCTAATCGACTTGGTCTAATATCCAACCCTTTTCAAAACACTGCTTTACCATTTCTATCAAGGCGACATATTATTAGGCTAATTTTATTCGCTCGCTGTCAAATTGAAATTGATTGGGACATGATGTCTAATTCGTAAGGCTTCGTTGACTGAAAGCTGTCATTCA
Encoded proteins:
- the LOC115113967 gene encoding forkhead box protein Q1-like, with translation MKLEVFCGNHHNEVKSLQELCSDAEGSVRSPLSGEEELGSDGDCVAHSPPPVTPGVDGIGIGKPYIRRPKPPYSYIALIAMAIRDSTSGRLTLAEINDYLMKKFPFFRGSYTGWRNSVRHNLSLNDCFLKVLRDPSRPWGKDNYWMLNPHSEYTFADGVFRRRRKRINKKTGKEQNVSDHAADENAQVTITSTPPATKTGPSSAKFSSSFAIDSILSKPFKRQEWAEDSPTVAALPWPGYTQMMAHIMRGSPVALPHHAQSMFHVDSYAAHVLRAYGGGFYSERDNRKDSYPAEYYSKA